The Ooceraea biroi isolate clonal line C1 chromosome 11, Obir_v5.4, whole genome shotgun sequence genome includes a region encoding these proteins:
- the LOC105274679 gene encoding disco-interacting protein 2 isoform X3: MAEYNIDIGKLPEDVREKLAELDLELSEGDITQKGYEKKRTRLLQQYASKQIGAGNGVGGGGGGGGGGGSVSSGGGGGGGGGGSVVGRGLERTGYGSGGGGGGGRPQPRARRTQRRVTHNEKRYHSEVRQEAVQQALAAMQGRPKPSLPMPSKRTSVMARSPDRERRDSGESSSDEDSVVTEESPGAGGPTGTGLSDTSSTGSARDTPPPPRPPARRPPGADITDIAEYTPHAYCNIQPPDVTHVTSSTPVGQQQSATRRPGADRVNLYGHMVEDQNSTGTTGRWKVSAKIQQLLNTLKRPKRRPLPEFYEDDDIELEIAANPKDPNAPKPEGGSMTSAVGEALSVPSGLPRSLEAAIQRYGSATYKAPVATVLDPNGKLCVTLTYGKLLSRSHKIAYTLLNKALSRGADCCLKPGDRIALVYPNNDPISFMCAFYGCLQAGIVPVPIEVPLTRRDAGSQQIGFLLGSCGIQVALTSEACLKGLPKTAAGEVVAFKGWPKLHWFVTEHLGKTPKDWLPPPRLTDDTPAYIEYTTDKDGSVMGVTITRAAMMAHCRALTQACGYTEGENAVCVLDFKREVGLWHSTLTSVLNGMHVIFIPYALMKVNPASWMQMITKHRASVAVVKSRDLHWGLLATKDHKDISLASLRLLLVADGANPWSLSSCDQFLSVFQSKGLRPDAVCPCASSSEALTVSVRRPGRAGVNATGRGVLSMSGLSYGVVRVDQENSLTSLTLQDCGQVMPGSIVVVIKMEGQPFICKTDEVGEICVHSSATGSQYWGLQGLTNNTFKVSPLQADSTALGDVEYTRSGLLGFLGPGGLVFVCGSRDGLMTVTGRKHNADDIIATVLAVEPMKFIYRGRIAVFSVRVLRDERICVVAEQRPDCSEEESFQWMSRVLQAVDSIHAVGIYCLALVPPNYLPKTPLGGIHLSETKRRFLEGALHPANVLLCPHTCVTNLPKPREVHSAGDSVADVGPASVMVGNIVQGNRLASAQGRDMGVLDEDSDNAKKYQFISEILRWRAVSTSDHVIFTSLNAKGAVATSLSCSQLHKKAERIGNLLLDRGRVNTGDHVALIFPPGTDLICAFYGCLYVGAVPVTIRPPHPQNLQTTLPTVRMIVDVSKSVLVLTNQNLLKLLKTKEANNVVDVKTWPMILDMDDMPKKKLPVMYRAPTAEMLAYLDFSVSTTGMLAGIKMSHAAVTSLCRAMKLACELYPSRHIALCLDPYSGLGFALWCLSSIYSGHHSILIPPSEVEANPALWLSAVSQSRVRDTFCSYGVMELCTKGLGSSVHALKARGVSLACVRTCVVVAEERPRIALTTSFSKLFSALGLSPRAVSTSFGCRVNTAICLQGASSPEPSTVYVDLRALRNDRVSLVERGSPHSLCLMESGKLLPGVKVIIANPETKGQCGDSHLGEIWVQSSHNASGYFTIYGDESDYADHFNARLVTGNTSEVYARTGYLGFLRRTESVQQSVISDVPGDTTNPAEADLVPSDPELHDAVFVVGALDEAILLRGMRYHPIDIENSVMRCHKKIAECAVFTWTNLLVVVVELDGNESEALDLVALVTSAVLEEHHLVVGVVVVVDPGVVPINSRGEKQRMHLRDGFLADQLDPIYVAYNM, translated from the exons ATGGCCGAGTACAACATCGACATCGGCAAGCTCCCGGAGGACGTGCGGGAGAAGCTCGCCGAGTTGGATCTCGAGCTGTCCGAGG GAGATATCACGCAAAAGGGATATGAGAAGAAACGGACGCGTCTACTTCAGCAGTACGCCTCGAAGCAGATAG GGGCTGGAAATGGTGTTGGTGGTGGTGGAggaggtggtggcggcggcggcagcgtcagcagcggcggcggcggaggaggaggaggaggaggaagcgtCGTTGGTAGAGGGCTGGAGAGAACGGGTTACGGAAGCGGAggaggtggtggcggcggccgACCGCAGCCACGTGCACGGCGCACGCAACGGCGTGTCACGCACAACGAGAAGCGCTATCACTCAG AGGTGCGCCAGGAGGCGGTGCAGCAGGCCCTGGCGGCGATGCAGGGACGGCCGAAGCCCTCCTTGCCGATGCCGTCGAAGAGAACCTCCGTGATGGCCAGAAGCCCCGACCGGGAGAGACGTGACAGCGGCGAGTCCAGCAGCGATGAGGACAGCGTCGTCACTGAGGAGAGTCCTGGCGCGGGTGGACCGACTG GCACCGGTCTCTCGGACACCAGCAGCACTGGTTCCGCCCGCGACACTCCGCCACCGCCGAGGCCGCCGGCGAGGAGGCCGCCCGGCGCCGACATCACCGACATCGCCGAGTACACGCCGCACGCTTACTGCAACATCCAGCCTCCGGATGTCACCCACGTGACCAGCAGCACCCCGGTCGGGCAGCAGCAATCGGCGACGCGACGGCCAGGCGCTGACCGGGTGAACCTTTATGGACATATGGTCGAGGATCAGAATAGTACTGGCACCACCGGTCGCTGGAAGGTCTCCGCAAAGATCCAGCAATTGTTGAACACGCTGAAGCGGCCAAAACGCCGACCGCTGCCAGAGTTCTATGAAGATGATGACATCGAGTTGGAAATTGCGGCGAATCCGAAGGATCCTAACGCGCCGAAGCCCGAGGGTGGCTCTATGACGTCGGCAGTGGGCGAGGCACTGTCGGTGCCGTCCGGTTTGCCGCGGTCTCTCGAAGCTGCTATTCAGAG GTACGGCTCGGCGACGTACAAGGCACCCGTGGCCACCGTTCTGGATCCTAATGGCAAGCTTTGCGTAACACTCACGTATGGGAAGTTGCTCAGCCGTTCCCACAAGATCGCCTATACCCTCCTGAATAAGGCTCTAAGTCGCGGCGCGGATTGCTGCCTGAAGCCGGGCGACAGGATCGCCCTGGTTTACCCGAACAACGATCCGATCAGCTTCATGTGCGCCTTTTACGGCTGCCTGCAGGCCGGCATCGTACCGGTGCCCATTGAGGTGCCTCTGACCCGCCGCGACGCGGGCTCCCAGCAGATTGGTTTTCTTCTGGGAAGCTGTGGAATCCAG GTGGCGTTGACCAGCGAAGCGTGTCTGAAGGGCTTGCCGAAGACGGCGGCCGGCGAGGTGGTGGCCTTCAAGGGCTGGCCGAAGCTGCACTGGTTCGTCACCGAGCACTTGGGCAAGACGCCCAAGGACTGGCTACCGCCGCCGCGGCTCACCGACGACACGCCAGCGTACATCGAGTACACCACCGACAAGGACGGCTCCGTTATGGGTGTGACTATTACCAGGGCGGCGATGATGGCCCACTGCCGCGCACTCACGCAGGCCTGCGGCTACACCGAGGGCGAGAACGCCGTTTGCGTGCTGGACTTTAAGCGGGAAGTCGGCCTTTGGCACAGCACGCTGACCAGTGTGCTGAATGGCATGCACGTGATTTTCATCCCGTACGCTCTGATGAAGGTCAATCCCGCCAGTTGGATGCAGATGATCACGAAGCACCGTGCCAGCGTTGCCGTTGTGAAATCGCGGGATCTCCACTGGGGTTTGCTAGCCACTAAGGATCACAAGGATATTTCCTTGGCGTCACTGAGGCTGCTGCTTGTCGCGGATGGTGCGAATCCCTGGTCTCTCTCATCCTGCGATCAGTTTCTCTCGGTATTCCAGTCCAAGGGACTCAGGCCGGACGCTGTCTGTCCTTGTGCCTCCTCCAGCGAGGCACTCACGGTCTCTGTGAGAAGGCCAGGACGCGCGGGAGTAAACGCAACTGGCCGCGGAGTCCTGTCGATGTCCGGATTGAGCTACGGAGTCGTCAGAGTGGATCAGGAGAATTCGCTCACGTCGTTGACATTACAGGACTGCGGACAAGTCATGCCTGGAA GCATAGTGGTCGTTATTAAGATGGAAGGGCAACCATTTATCTGCAAAACGGATGAAGTTGGCGAAATTTGCGTGCACAGCTCTGCGACTGGCAGCCAATATTGGGGCTTGCAGGGTCTTACCAACAATACTTTCAAGGTGTCGCCGTTGCAAGCCGACAGTACCGCTCTGGGTGACGTGGAGTATACGCGCTCCGGCTTGCTGGGTTTCCTCGGTCCTGGAGGACTCGTATTCGTCTGCGGATCGCGCGATGGTCTCATGACGGTGACCGGCAGGAAGCACAACGCCGACGACATTATCGCCACCGTGTTGGCGGTCGAGCCGATGAAGTTCATCTACCGCGGCAGAATCGCCGTTTTCAGCGTGAGGGTTCTCAGGGACGAGAGGATATGCGTCGTTGCCGAACAGCGGCCCGATTGTAGCGAGGAGGAG AGCTTCCAGTGGATGTCTCGTGTACTGCAAGCGGTCGATTCGATCCACGCAGTAGGGATATACTGTCTTGCCTTGGTGCCACCCAACTACTTGCCCAAGACGCCGCTGGGCGGCATTCATCTGTCGGAGACGAAGCGTCGATTCCTCGAGGGCGCCCTACATCCGGCGAACGTGTTGCTCTGCCCTCACACTTGCGTCACCAACTTGCCGAAACCACGCGAAGTCCACTCAG CGGGGGATTCTGTTGCAGATGTCGGTCCGGCCAGCGTCATGGTGGGCAACATCGTCCAAGGCAACCGATTGGCCTCAGCGCAAGGGCGAGACATGGGTGTTCTAGACGAGGACAGCGACAATGCCAAAAAG TATCAATTTATCTCCGAGATTCTACGGTGGCGTGCTGTCAGCACTTCGGACCATGTGATATTTACATCGTTGAACGCGAAGGGCGCGGTGGCTACCTCGCTGTCCTGCTCGCAGCTGCACAAGAAGGCCGAAAGGATTGGAAATCTGCTGTTGGATCGCGGAAGGGTCAACACCGGGGACCACGTGGCGTTAATCTTCCCACCCGGTACCGATCTAATATGTGCGTTTTACGGTTGCTTGTACGTCGGTGCTGTGCCGGTCACCATTAGGCCGCCTCATCCGCAAAATCTCCAGACAACCTTGCCGACCGTTCGCATGATCGTGGACGTCAGCAAATCCGTCCTCGTGCTGACCAATCAGAACCTCTTGAAGTTGCTGAAGACAAAG GAGGCGAATAACGTGGTCGATGTGAAAACTTGGCCGATGATTCTGGATATGGACGACATGCCAAAGAAGAAATTGCCGGTGATGTACCGGGCGCCTACTGCGGAGATGCTGGCCTACCTGGACTTCAGCGTCTCGACGACGGGCATGCTCGCCGGCATCAAGATGTCCCACGCCGCGGTCACATCGTTGTGCCGCGCCATGAAACTAGCGTGCGAGCTCTATCCCTCTCGGCACATCGCTCTCTGTTTGGACCCGTACTCGGGGCTCGGCTTTGCACTGTGGTGTCTCAGCAGTATATACAGTGGACATCATTCTATACTGATACCACCGTCGGAG GTGGAAGCCAATCCCGCGCTTTGGCTGTCGGCGGTCAGCCAGTCCAGAGTGAGAGACACGTTCTGCTCGTACGGCGTCATGGAGCTGTGCACCAAGGGGCTCGGCTCCTCGGTCCACGCACTCAAAGCGCGAGGCGTCAGTCTGGCGTGCGTGAGGACgtgcgtcgtcgtcgccgaggAGAGGCCGCGGATAGCGCTAACCACGAGTTTTAGCAAACTGTTCTCCGCTCTCGGCTTGAGTCCCCGCGCCGTCTCCACCTCGTTCGGCTGCCGAGTAAATACTGCCATTTGCTTACAG GGAGCATCCAGTCCGGAGCCATCGACGGTTTACGTAGATCTTCGCGCGTTACGCAACGATCGAGTGTCCTTAGTAGAACGAGGCAGTCCGCACTCTCTGTGCTTGATGGAGTCGGGCAAGCTGCTGCCTGGCGTAAAAGTGATCATCGCCAATCCTGAGACGAAGGGTCAGTGCGGCGACTCGCATCTGGGAGAGATTTGGGTACAGTCGTCGCATAACGCGAGCGGATACTTCACGATCTATGGCGACGAGAGCGATTACGCGGATCATTTTAACGCGCGTTTGGTCACCGGCAACACGAGTGAGGTCTACGCGAGAACCGGATACCTTGGCTTCCTCAGGAGAACAGAGAGCGTTCAACAATCGGTAATCAGCGACGTGCCCGGCGACACCACCAATCCAGCCGAGGCCGATCTTGTGCCGAGCGATCCAGAGCTACACGACGCTGTGTTTGTCGTTGGCGCCCTTGACGAGGCCATACTGCTACGTGGTATGCGCTACCATCCGATTGACATCGAGAACAGTGTCATGCGGTGTCACAAGAAAATTGCGGAATG TGCCGTATTCACATGGACCAACCTCCTAGTGGTAGTGGTAGAGCTGGACGGCAACGAAAGCGAGGCCCTCGATCTGGTGGCACTCGTGACGAGCGCCGTGCTCGAGGAGCACCACTTGGTGGTCGGCGTAGTGGTGGTAGTGGACCCTGGCGTGGTGCCCATCAATTCGCGCGGCGAGAAGCAACGGATGCACCTACGCGACGGTTTCCTGGCGGACCAGCTCGACCCGATCTACGTGGCGTATAATATGTGA
- the LOC105274679 gene encoding disco-interacting protein 2 isoform X2 — MAEYNIDIGKLPEDVREKLAELDLELSEGDITQKGYEKKRTRLLQQYASKQIGAGNGVGGGGGGGGGGGSVSSGGGGGGGGGGSVVGRGLERTGYGSGGGGGGGRPQPRARRTQRRVTHNEKRYHSEVRQEAVQQALAAMQGRPKPSLPMPSKRTSVMARSPDRERRDSGESSSDEDSVVTEESPGAGGPTGRITNSCMYGTGLSDTSSTGSARDTPPPPRPPARRPPGADITDIAEYTPHAYCNIQPPDVTHVTSSTPVGQQQSATRRPGADRVNLYGHMVEDQNSTGTTGRWKVSAKIQQLLNTLKRPKRRPLPEFYEDDDIELEIAANPKDPNAPKPEGGSMTSAVGEALSVPSGLPRSLEAAIQRYGSATYKAPVATVLDPNGKLCVTLTYGKLLSRSHKIAYTLLNKALSRGADCCLKPGDRIALVYPNNDPISFMCAFYGCLQAGIVPVPIEVPLTRRDAGSQQIGFLLGSCGIQVALTSEACLKGLPKTAAGEVVAFKGWPKLHWFVTEHLGKTPKDWLPPPRLTDDTPAYIEYTTDKDGSVMGVTITRAAMMAHCRALTQACGYTEGENAVCVLDFKREVGLWHSTLTSVLNGMHVIFIPYALMKVNPASWMQMITKHRASVAVVKSRDLHWGLLATKDHKDISLASLRLLLVADGANPWSLSSCDQFLSVFQSKGLRPDAVCPCASSSEALTVSVRRPGRAGVNATGRGVLSMSGLSYGVVRVDQENSLTSLTLQDCGQVMPGSIVVVIKMEGQPFICKTDEVGEICVHSSATGSQYWGLQGLTNNTFKVSPLQADSTALGDVEYTRSGLLGFLGPGGLVFVCGSRDGLMTVTGRKHNADDIIATVLAVEPMKFIYRGRIAVFSVRVLRDERICVVAEQRPDCSEEESFQWMSRVLQAVDSIHAVGIYCLALVPPNYLPKTPLGGIHLSETKRRFLEGALHPANVLLCPHTCVTNLPKPREVHSDVGPASVMVGNIVQGNRLASAQGRDMGVLDEDSDNAKKYQFISEILRWRAVSTSDHVIFTSLNAKGAVATSLSCSQLHKKAERIGNLLLDRGRVNTGDHVALIFPPGTDLICAFYGCLYVGAVPVTIRPPHPQNLQTTLPTVRMIVDVSKSVLVLTNQNLLKLLKTKEANNVVDVKTWPMILDMDDMPKKKLPVMYRAPTAEMLAYLDFSVSTTGMLAGIKMSHAAVTSLCRAMKLACELYPSRHIALCLDPYSGLGFALWCLSSIYSGHHSILIPPSEVEANPALWLSAVSQSRVRDTFCSYGVMELCTKGLGSSVHALKARGVSLACVRTCVVVAEERPRIALTTSFSKLFSALGLSPRAVSTSFGCRVNTAICLQGASSPEPSTVYVDLRALRNDRVSLVERGSPHSLCLMESGKLLPGVKVIIANPETKGQCGDSHLGEIWVQSSHNASGYFTIYGDESDYADHFNARLVTGNTSEVYARTGYLGFLRRTESVQQSVISDVPGDTTNPAEADLVPSDPELHDAVFVVGALDEAILLRGMRYHPIDIENSVMRCHKKIAECAVFTWTNLLVVVVELDGNESEALDLVALVTSAVLEEHHLVVGVVVVVDPGVVPINSRGEKQRMHLRDGFLADQLDPIYVAYNM; from the exons ATGGCCGAGTACAACATCGACATCGGCAAGCTCCCGGAGGACGTGCGGGAGAAGCTCGCCGAGTTGGATCTCGAGCTGTCCGAGG GAGATATCACGCAAAAGGGATATGAGAAGAAACGGACGCGTCTACTTCAGCAGTACGCCTCGAAGCAGATAG GGGCTGGAAATGGTGTTGGTGGTGGTGGAggaggtggtggcggcggcggcagcgtcagcagcggcggcggcggaggaggaggaggaggaggaagcgtCGTTGGTAGAGGGCTGGAGAGAACGGGTTACGGAAGCGGAggaggtggtggcggcggccgACCGCAGCCACGTGCACGGCGCACGCAACGGCGTGTCACGCACAACGAGAAGCGCTATCACTCAG AGGTGCGCCAGGAGGCGGTGCAGCAGGCCCTGGCGGCGATGCAGGGACGGCCGAAGCCCTCCTTGCCGATGCCGTCGAAGAGAACCTCCGTGATGGCCAGAAGCCCCGACCGGGAGAGACGTGACAGCGGCGAGTCCAGCAGCGATGAGGACAGCGTCGTCACTGAGGAGAGTCCTGGCGCGGGTGGACCGACTGGTAGGATCACTAATAGTTGTATGTACG GCACCGGTCTCTCGGACACCAGCAGCACTGGTTCCGCCCGCGACACTCCGCCACCGCCGAGGCCGCCGGCGAGGAGGCCGCCCGGCGCCGACATCACCGACATCGCCGAGTACACGCCGCACGCTTACTGCAACATCCAGCCTCCGGATGTCACCCACGTGACCAGCAGCACCCCGGTCGGGCAGCAGCAATCGGCGACGCGACGGCCAGGCGCTGACCGGGTGAACCTTTATGGACATATGGTCGAGGATCAGAATAGTACTGGCACCACCGGTCGCTGGAAGGTCTCCGCAAAGATCCAGCAATTGTTGAACACGCTGAAGCGGCCAAAACGCCGACCGCTGCCAGAGTTCTATGAAGATGATGACATCGAGTTGGAAATTGCGGCGAATCCGAAGGATCCTAACGCGCCGAAGCCCGAGGGTGGCTCTATGACGTCGGCAGTGGGCGAGGCACTGTCGGTGCCGTCCGGTTTGCCGCGGTCTCTCGAAGCTGCTATTCAGAG GTACGGCTCGGCGACGTACAAGGCACCCGTGGCCACCGTTCTGGATCCTAATGGCAAGCTTTGCGTAACACTCACGTATGGGAAGTTGCTCAGCCGTTCCCACAAGATCGCCTATACCCTCCTGAATAAGGCTCTAAGTCGCGGCGCGGATTGCTGCCTGAAGCCGGGCGACAGGATCGCCCTGGTTTACCCGAACAACGATCCGATCAGCTTCATGTGCGCCTTTTACGGCTGCCTGCAGGCCGGCATCGTACCGGTGCCCATTGAGGTGCCTCTGACCCGCCGCGACGCGGGCTCCCAGCAGATTGGTTTTCTTCTGGGAAGCTGTGGAATCCAG GTGGCGTTGACCAGCGAAGCGTGTCTGAAGGGCTTGCCGAAGACGGCGGCCGGCGAGGTGGTGGCCTTCAAGGGCTGGCCGAAGCTGCACTGGTTCGTCACCGAGCACTTGGGCAAGACGCCCAAGGACTGGCTACCGCCGCCGCGGCTCACCGACGACACGCCAGCGTACATCGAGTACACCACCGACAAGGACGGCTCCGTTATGGGTGTGACTATTACCAGGGCGGCGATGATGGCCCACTGCCGCGCACTCACGCAGGCCTGCGGCTACACCGAGGGCGAGAACGCCGTTTGCGTGCTGGACTTTAAGCGGGAAGTCGGCCTTTGGCACAGCACGCTGACCAGTGTGCTGAATGGCATGCACGTGATTTTCATCCCGTACGCTCTGATGAAGGTCAATCCCGCCAGTTGGATGCAGATGATCACGAAGCACCGTGCCAGCGTTGCCGTTGTGAAATCGCGGGATCTCCACTGGGGTTTGCTAGCCACTAAGGATCACAAGGATATTTCCTTGGCGTCACTGAGGCTGCTGCTTGTCGCGGATGGTGCGAATCCCTGGTCTCTCTCATCCTGCGATCAGTTTCTCTCGGTATTCCAGTCCAAGGGACTCAGGCCGGACGCTGTCTGTCCTTGTGCCTCCTCCAGCGAGGCACTCACGGTCTCTGTGAGAAGGCCAGGACGCGCGGGAGTAAACGCAACTGGCCGCGGAGTCCTGTCGATGTCCGGATTGAGCTACGGAGTCGTCAGAGTGGATCAGGAGAATTCGCTCACGTCGTTGACATTACAGGACTGCGGACAAGTCATGCCTGGAA GCATAGTGGTCGTTATTAAGATGGAAGGGCAACCATTTATCTGCAAAACGGATGAAGTTGGCGAAATTTGCGTGCACAGCTCTGCGACTGGCAGCCAATATTGGGGCTTGCAGGGTCTTACCAACAATACTTTCAAGGTGTCGCCGTTGCAAGCCGACAGTACCGCTCTGGGTGACGTGGAGTATACGCGCTCCGGCTTGCTGGGTTTCCTCGGTCCTGGAGGACTCGTATTCGTCTGCGGATCGCGCGATGGTCTCATGACGGTGACCGGCAGGAAGCACAACGCCGACGACATTATCGCCACCGTGTTGGCGGTCGAGCCGATGAAGTTCATCTACCGCGGCAGAATCGCCGTTTTCAGCGTGAGGGTTCTCAGGGACGAGAGGATATGCGTCGTTGCCGAACAGCGGCCCGATTGTAGCGAGGAGGAG AGCTTCCAGTGGATGTCTCGTGTACTGCAAGCGGTCGATTCGATCCACGCAGTAGGGATATACTGTCTTGCCTTGGTGCCACCCAACTACTTGCCCAAGACGCCGCTGGGCGGCATTCATCTGTCGGAGACGAAGCGTCGATTCCTCGAGGGCGCCCTACATCCGGCGAACGTGTTGCTCTGCCCTCACACTTGCGTCACCAACTTGCCGAAACCACGCGAAGTCCACTCAG ATGTCGGTCCGGCCAGCGTCATGGTGGGCAACATCGTCCAAGGCAACCGATTGGCCTCAGCGCAAGGGCGAGACATGGGTGTTCTAGACGAGGACAGCGACAATGCCAAAAAG TATCAATTTATCTCCGAGATTCTACGGTGGCGTGCTGTCAGCACTTCGGACCATGTGATATTTACATCGTTGAACGCGAAGGGCGCGGTGGCTACCTCGCTGTCCTGCTCGCAGCTGCACAAGAAGGCCGAAAGGATTGGAAATCTGCTGTTGGATCGCGGAAGGGTCAACACCGGGGACCACGTGGCGTTAATCTTCCCACCCGGTACCGATCTAATATGTGCGTTTTACGGTTGCTTGTACGTCGGTGCTGTGCCGGTCACCATTAGGCCGCCTCATCCGCAAAATCTCCAGACAACCTTGCCGACCGTTCGCATGATCGTGGACGTCAGCAAATCCGTCCTCGTGCTGACCAATCAGAACCTCTTGAAGTTGCTGAAGACAAAG GAGGCGAATAACGTGGTCGATGTGAAAACTTGGCCGATGATTCTGGATATGGACGACATGCCAAAGAAGAAATTGCCGGTGATGTACCGGGCGCCTACTGCGGAGATGCTGGCCTACCTGGACTTCAGCGTCTCGACGACGGGCATGCTCGCCGGCATCAAGATGTCCCACGCCGCGGTCACATCGTTGTGCCGCGCCATGAAACTAGCGTGCGAGCTCTATCCCTCTCGGCACATCGCTCTCTGTTTGGACCCGTACTCGGGGCTCGGCTTTGCACTGTGGTGTCTCAGCAGTATATACAGTGGACATCATTCTATACTGATACCACCGTCGGAG GTGGAAGCCAATCCCGCGCTTTGGCTGTCGGCGGTCAGCCAGTCCAGAGTGAGAGACACGTTCTGCTCGTACGGCGTCATGGAGCTGTGCACCAAGGGGCTCGGCTCCTCGGTCCACGCACTCAAAGCGCGAGGCGTCAGTCTGGCGTGCGTGAGGACgtgcgtcgtcgtcgccgaggAGAGGCCGCGGATAGCGCTAACCACGAGTTTTAGCAAACTGTTCTCCGCTCTCGGCTTGAGTCCCCGCGCCGTCTCCACCTCGTTCGGCTGCCGAGTAAATACTGCCATTTGCTTACAG GGAGCATCCAGTCCGGAGCCATCGACGGTTTACGTAGATCTTCGCGCGTTACGCAACGATCGAGTGTCCTTAGTAGAACGAGGCAGTCCGCACTCTCTGTGCTTGATGGAGTCGGGCAAGCTGCTGCCTGGCGTAAAAGTGATCATCGCCAATCCTGAGACGAAGGGTCAGTGCGGCGACTCGCATCTGGGAGAGATTTGGGTACAGTCGTCGCATAACGCGAGCGGATACTTCACGATCTATGGCGACGAGAGCGATTACGCGGATCATTTTAACGCGCGTTTGGTCACCGGCAACACGAGTGAGGTCTACGCGAGAACCGGATACCTTGGCTTCCTCAGGAGAACAGAGAGCGTTCAACAATCGGTAATCAGCGACGTGCCCGGCGACACCACCAATCCAGCCGAGGCCGATCTTGTGCCGAGCGATCCAGAGCTACACGACGCTGTGTTTGTCGTTGGCGCCCTTGACGAGGCCATACTGCTACGTGGTATGCGCTACCATCCGATTGACATCGAGAACAGTGTCATGCGGTGTCACAAGAAAATTGCGGAATG TGCCGTATTCACATGGACCAACCTCCTAGTGGTAGTGGTAGAGCTGGACGGCAACGAAAGCGAGGCCCTCGATCTGGTGGCACTCGTGACGAGCGCCGTGCTCGAGGAGCACCACTTGGTGGTCGGCGTAGTGGTGGTAGTGGACCCTGGCGTGGTGCCCATCAATTCGCGCGGCGAGAAGCAACGGATGCACCTACGCGACGGTTTCCTGGCGGACCAGCTCGACCCGATCTACGTGGCGTATAATATGTGA